A region of the Rhodothermales bacterium genome:
GTTGTCCGGTGACAGGTCTTCGGGCTACTCAGAAATAATCGAGCAATAAATACATAACCAGGCGTTCGGTCGGGCGATTACCGAGGGCCTGTGCTTCTCAATGTATACGCCCCGCTGTAAAGCACAGCGCCCGCAAAGAGGCACCGACATTCCCGCGGCACGAGGATTTACCACGCCGGCTGCGACTCGATCATCGTCACCACCGGGGATACCGGCGGACTGAACTGCCCCGGTTGTACCGGAGACTTCCACAAGTGATCGCCCTGCGCCCTATGCCCACAAAAAAGCGCTGGAGGAAGGCGTGTAGATGGAATCGTTGCGATAGTCGATTGCGCGCCTAAACGCCGCGCTCTCCAGTCATTGGGACGCGCCTTCGTCGCGCCCTGTAGCTTCCCCTTAGCCCATACAGCCGCCCATGTCCGGCGCATCCATATTCGTAATGACTGTCTTGTCGCTCTTCGTGCTTGGAGCGGCATTGGCGATACGGACCGCGCGCTTTGTGCGCCGGGCACGCCATGTCCGGGCTAAGGTCGTTGTTCTATCCGATGCGAGCGTCGACAGCCATGACACGGCCACTTCATCCGCAGGCGTGGATCGCTTCACGGTCGAACTTCGCCTTGACGGAGGCGGCCTTCGGAAAGTCCAGCTGGCCGATGCGTTTGGCGGCTCGCTGGCCGCATCGCTCGTCGGCAGCGACGGAACCCTTCCGGTCGTCTACGACCCCGGGAATCCCGCTGTCGTTCGCATCGACACGATCTGGGCCCTCTATTTCATCCCCGCCTTCGTGTGCGCGCCGGCGGTTCTGCTTCTGGTACTCGCCGCATTCGTATGGCTCGCGCGCTAGCTAACGTGG
Encoded here:
- a CDS encoding DUF3592 domain-containing protein, giving the protein MSGASIFVMTVLSLFVLGAALAIRTARFVRRARHVRAKVVVLSDASVDSHDTATSSAGVDRFTVELRLDGGGLRKVQLADAFGGSLAASLVGSDGTLPVVYDPGNPAVVRIDTIWALYFIPAFVCAPAVLLLVLAAFVWLAR